Proteins encoded in a region of the Gulosibacter sediminis genome:
- the der gene encoding ribosome biogenesis GTPase Der, with the protein MEDDVAEQRAEVLRRALDEYDLDDDDLEVLEGDFADDGTFLMPALPVLAVVGRPNVGKSALVNRILGRREAVVEDVPGVTRDRVSYRAEWGGRHFTLVDTGGWEPDARGIDRSVAEQAEIAIELADAVLFVVDSNVGPTSSDEHVVKMLRKSDRPVLLLANKVDDLVQEPNAATLWGLGLGEPWPVSALHGRGVADMLDEAMRILPEVSKVAKQEVGGPRRVAIVGRPNVGKSSLLNKAAGEERVVVNDLAGTTRDPVDSLVEIGGRVWRFVDTAGIRKRVHLQQGADFYASLRTATAIDKAEVAVVVFDVTEPLGVQDVRIVDMVLQSGRALVLAFNKWDELDDERRWQLEREIEQDLKHVAWAPRVNISAKTGRHLEKLVPALTVALESWDTRIPTGKLNAFLTELTQELPHPLRGGKQPRVLFATQAQTRPPTFVLFTTGFLDPGYRRYIQRRLREVFGFVGTPIQINMRVRERRKRK; encoded by the coding sequence ATCGAGGACGACGTTGCCGAGCAGCGCGCCGAGGTGCTTCGCCGCGCGCTCGACGAATACGACCTCGACGATGATGACCTCGAGGTACTCGAGGGTGACTTCGCCGATGACGGCACCTTCCTCATGCCGGCGCTGCCCGTACTCGCGGTCGTCGGCCGCCCGAACGTCGGCAAGTCGGCGCTCGTCAACCGAATCCTCGGCCGCCGCGAAGCCGTGGTTGAGGACGTGCCGGGCGTCACCCGCGACCGCGTGAGCTACCGCGCCGAATGGGGCGGCCGCCACTTCACTCTCGTCGACACCGGCGGCTGGGAACCCGACGCGCGCGGCATCGACCGGTCGGTTGCCGAGCAGGCCGAGATCGCCATCGAACTCGCCGACGCGGTGCTGTTCGTCGTCGACTCGAACGTCGGCCCCACCTCGAGCGACGAGCACGTCGTGAAGATGCTCCGCAAGAGCGACCGCCCCGTGCTGCTGCTCGCCAACAAGGTCGATGACCTGGTGCAAGAGCCGAACGCGGCCACGCTCTGGGGCCTCGGCCTCGGCGAGCCCTGGCCGGTCTCGGCGCTGCACGGTCGCGGCGTCGCCGACATGCTCGACGAGGCCATGCGCATCCTGCCCGAGGTGTCGAAGGTCGCGAAGCAGGAGGTCGGTGGGCCCCGTCGCGTTGCGATCGTCGGCCGCCCGAACGTCGGCAAGTCGAGCCTGCTCAACAAGGCCGCGGGGGAGGAGCGCGTCGTCGTCAACGACCTCGCCGGCACCACCCGTGACCCCGTCGACTCGCTCGTCGAGATCGGCGGTCGGGTCTGGCGCTTCGTCGACACCGCGGGTATCCGCAAGCGCGTGCACCTACAACAGGGCGCCGACTTCTACGCCTCGCTGCGCACCGCGACGGCGATTGACAAGGCCGAAGTGGCAGTCGTCGTGTTCGACGTGACCGAGCCGCTCGGCGTGCAGGATGTGCGCATCGTCGACATGGTGCTGCAGTCGGGCCGCGCGCTCGTGCTCGCCTTCAACAAGTGGGACGAACTCGATGACGAGCGCCGCTGGCAGCTGGAACGCGAGATCGAGCAGGACCTCAAGCACGTCGCCTGGGCACCCCGCGTCAACATCTCGGCGAAGACCGGCCGGCACCTCGAAAAGCTCGTACCGGCCCTGACCGTCGCGCTCGAGTCGTGGGACACCCGCATCCCCACCGGCAAGCTCAACGCGTTCCTCACCGAGCTCACGCAGGAGCTGCCGCACCCGCTGCGCGGCGGCAAGCAGCCGCGCGTGCTGTTCGCGACGCAGGCGCAGACGCGCCCGCCCACGTTTGTGCTGTTCACGACGGGGTTCCTCGACCCCGGCTACCGGCGATACATTCAACGCCGGCTACGCGAGGTGTTCGGCTTCGTGGGCACGCCCATTCAAATCAATATGCGGGTGCGAGAACGTCGCAAGCGCAAGTAG
- a CDS encoding GNAT family N-acetyltransferase, with product MSPLTVSRIQLDDERALTAVAEFRGAYDLAQFGGSVVQTAAQLRAEIVDSEFKRQVFWAAWEGDRVVGEASVDFPLQENLDLVYVELQVAHDARGRGIGTRLLDEALLPAIRDGGRARVEAYGEFWLDEDVDDPAHPANRIMRRLGVERKNVAVCRTAPLPLDAGLEAELQAEVDARSAGYTTLIWANRVPDEYLEQYGKLLTQLELDEPDEEVVGEIAEYTPERIREGEARSTASGYFSIIAVSQAPDGSLAAHSEVEVRSEAGADLAFQRNTLVFEAHRGRRLGLALKLATHRAIATQFPAVRRIATWNSHVNPWMIEVNERMGYRPRYREVIYQTA from the coding sequence GTGTCACCGTTGACAGTTTCCAGAATTCAACTCGACGACGAGCGTGCGCTCACCGCCGTCGCCGAGTTCCGTGGCGCCTACGATCTCGCGCAGTTCGGCGGCAGCGTCGTGCAGACCGCGGCGCAACTGCGGGCGGAGATCGTCGACAGCGAGTTCAAACGCCAGGTGTTTTGGGCGGCGTGGGAGGGCGATCGCGTCGTCGGCGAGGCGAGCGTCGACTTCCCGCTGCAAGAGAACCTCGACCTGGTCTACGTCGAGTTGCAGGTCGCCCACGATGCCAGGGGCCGCGGCATCGGCACGCGCCTGCTCGACGAGGCGCTCTTGCCGGCGATTCGAGACGGGGGTCGCGCGCGTGTCGAGGCTTACGGCGAGTTCTGGCTCGACGAAGACGTCGACGACCCGGCGCATCCGGCGAATCGGATCATGCGGAGGCTCGGCGTCGAACGCAAGAACGTCGCGGTCTGCCGCACCGCGCCGCTACCGCTGGACGCCGGGCTCGAGGCCGAACTACAGGCCGAAGTCGACGCGCGCAGTGCCGGCTACACGACGCTGATCTGGGCCAACCGAGTGCCCGATGAGTATCTCGAGCAGTACGGCAAGCTGCTCACGCAACTCGAACTCGATGAACCCGACGAGGAAGTCGTGGGAGAGATTGCTGAGTACACGCCCGAGCGCATCCGCGAGGGCGAGGCACGCAGCACCGCCTCGGGGTACTTCAGCATCATCGCGGTGTCGCAAGCACCCGATGGCAGCCTCGCGGCGCACTCCGAGGTCGAGGTGCGCAGCGAGGCGGGCGCCGACCTCGCGTTTCAACGGAACACGCTCGTGTTCGAGGCACACCGGGGCCGCCGTCTTGGTCTTGCGCTCAAGCTCGCGACGCATCGCGCCATCGCGACGCAATTCCCCGCGGTGCGCCGCATCGCGACGTGGAACTCGCACGTGAACCCGTGGATGATCGAGGTCAATGAGCGGATGGGGTACCGACCGCGGTACCGCGAGGTCATCTACCAAACGGCGTGA
- a CDS encoding AAA family ATPase, with product MNEADLPELPGLEVPADLLKSKPKTKPRPVTGPAPEPAEGSAPGQPRSAEAVSTRQYNKFPEPEPLPEHGPARVIAMCNQKGGVGKTTTSINLAASLASYGRRVLCIDFDPQGALSAGLGISTHNSLTIYDLLIGRESDPHAAIAKTHFEGLDVIPANIDLSAAEVHLVTEVAREQILASIIRKVADDYDLVLIDCQPSLGLLTVNALTASHGVMIPLECEYFALRGVALLIETIEKVRSRLNPALELDGILPTMFDGRTLHSREVLDRVFEVFGDKVFDTVIGRTVKFPDASIAGVPIVEFAPEHAAAKAYRQLARELVARGAAA from the coding sequence ATGAACGAAGCCGACCTGCCCGAGCTGCCGGGCCTCGAGGTTCCGGCTGATCTGCTCAAGTCGAAGCCCAAGACCAAGCCGCGGCCGGTCACCGGCCCCGCGCCCGAACCCGCCGAAGGCAGTGCTCCCGGCCAGCCCCGCTCGGCCGAGGCCGTGTCGACCCGGCAGTACAACAAGTTTCCCGAGCCCGAGCCGCTGCCCGAGCACGGCCCCGCGCGCGTCATCGCGATGTGCAACCAGAAGGGTGGCGTCGGCAAGACGACGACCTCGATCAACCTCGCCGCATCGCTCGCGTCGTACGGTCGGCGCGTGCTCTGCATCGACTTCGACCCGCAGGGCGCACTCTCGGCCGGCCTCGGCATTTCGACGCACAACTCGCTGACGATCTACGACCTGCTCATCGGCCGCGAGTCCGACCCGCACGCCGCGATCGCGAAGACCCACTTCGAGGGCCTCGATGTGATCCCCGCGAACATCGACCTCTCGGCCGCCGAGGTGCACCTCGTCACCGAGGTGGCCCGCGAGCAGATCCTCGCGTCGATCATCCGCAAGGTCGCCGACGACTACGACCTCGTGCTCATCGACTGCCAGCCGTCGCTCGGCCTGCTCACCGTGAACGCGCTTACCGCGAGCCACGGCGTGATGATTCCCCTCGAATGCGAGTACTTCGCGCTGCGTGGCGTCGCCCTGCTCATCGAGACCATCGAGAAGGTGCGCTCGCGCCTCAACCCGGCGCTCGAGCTCGACGGCATCCTGCCGACCATGTTCGACGGCCGAACCCTGCACTCGCGCGAGGTGCTCGACCGTGTCTTTGAGGTGTTCGGCGACAAGGTATTCGACACCGTCATCGGCCGCACCGTGAAGTTCCCCGACGCGTCGATTGCCGGCGTACCGATCGTCGAGTTCGCGCCAGAACACGCGGCGGCGAAGGCCTACCGGCAGCTGGCCCGCGAGCTGGTGGCCCGCGGTGCAGCCGCCTAG
- a CDS encoding GNAT family N-acetyltransferase: MTTLDAATDAMNEWRIHAFAELAPFTLPEGERMHSAGSLVGVASELRPEPDASWSIFNPPVANELVVRGADTSGEDPASPAIGDLADLIDDWAAGAPAGVPLQLELPVALRGAPAVLAARGFAPVSTFAVRRVEGEPRPSAWTSKPGRKLREVTADDRAGVAGLLEELHAADADAATGAWAHPQLREHLLDYASKVVDVPVLAVVAEYFGLLAGVANFAAPGTVAPRTSRERELYVQFTAVTRRLRAGGVGAALVGELDARARAAGAELLAVDFGALNPESAPFWLRQGFRPLTTMWRRR; the protein is encoded by the coding sequence GTGACCACTCTCGACGCCGCCACCGACGCCATGAACGAGTGGCGTATCCACGCCTTCGCTGAGCTCGCGCCATTCACCCTCCCCGAGGGCGAGCGGATGCACTCCGCCGGCAGCCTCGTCGGCGTCGCGAGCGAGCTGCGGCCCGAGCCCGATGCATCCTGGTCGATCTTCAACCCGCCCGTGGCCAACGAACTCGTGGTGCGCGGCGCCGATACTTCGGGGGAGGATCCGGCCTCGCCCGCGATTGGCGACCTCGCCGATTTGATTGATGACTGGGCGGCAGGGGCGCCGGCGGGCGTGCCGCTGCAGCTCGAGTTGCCGGTGGCGCTGCGGGGTGCTCCGGCGGTGCTGGCGGCCCGCGGCTTCGCGCCCGTGAGCACGTTCGCGGTGCGCCGCGTCGAGGGCGAGCCCCGGCCCTCGGCCTGGACGTCGAAGCCGGGCCGGAAGCTGCGCGAGGTGACCGCCGACGATCGGGCCGGTGTCGCTGGCCTCCTCGAGGAACTCCACGCGGCCGACGCCGACGCCGCGACCGGCGCGTGGGCGCATCCGCAGCTGCGCGAACACCTGCTCGACTATGCGAGCAAGGTCGTCGACGTGCCGGTGCTCGCGGTCGTCGCCGAATACTTTGGCCTACTCGCGGGCGTCGCGAACTTCGCCGCCCCCGGCACCGTCGCGCCGCGCACCAGTCGCGAGCGAGAGCTCTACGTGCAGTTCACTGCCGTCACGCGACGCCTCCGTGCGGGTGGCGTCGGTGCGGCGCTCGTTGGCGAACTCGATGCCCGTGCCCGCGCGGCCGGTGCCGAGCTGCTCGCCGTCGATTTCGGCGCGCTCAACCCCGAATCGGCGCCGTTCTGGCTCCGGCAGGGCTTTCGCCCGCTGACGACGATGTGGCGGCGTCGATAA
- a CDS encoding glyceraldehyde-3-phosphate dehydrogenase, whose amino-acid sequence MTEVHLAEQRLWFDRLDAAEQLIPLISKLYRERNIVTSIHGRRLINLSAIDVIKAHRFGRRHTSGGALDLSTTRQLLEALSRMNLHIASVDLGALGVAFQQAGSGDADAFLAEQLRDVKPAIEGDGGTDVVLYGFGRIGRILARILIDQATTGPGLRLRAIVVRKNGDDDLEKRASLLRRDSVHGPFNGTIKVDRDNNTIVANGTQIQVIYSNDPSTVDYTQFGINDAIVVDNTGRWRDEEGLGQHLQAKGVARVLLTAPGKGNIRNVVFGINDKDIRDDEQILSAASCTTNGITPVLHALDKKFGVNHGHVETVHSFTNDQNLIDNFHKGSRRGRAATLNMVLTETGAAKAVAKALPEFAGKLTGNAIRVPTPDVSMAVLNLELETEVTKEQVNDYLRQVSLHSDLRQQIDYIESKDVVSTDFVGHDRAGIVDGLATIANGKNLVLYVWYDNEFGYSKQVVRVIEALGNVHPAVVPVRRDVLEV is encoded by the coding sequence ATGACCGAAGTGCACCTGGCTGAGCAGCGTCTCTGGTTTGACCGCCTCGACGCCGCGGAACAGCTGATTCCGCTCATCTCGAAGCTGTATCGAGAGCGGAATATCGTCACCTCGATCCACGGCCGCCGACTCATCAACCTCTCGGCGATCGACGTCATCAAGGCGCACCGCTTTGGCCGCCGCCACACCTCGGGTGGGGCCCTTGACCTCAGCACCACCCGCCAACTGCTCGAGGCTCTGAGCCGCATGAACCTGCACATCGCCTCGGTCGACCTCGGCGCGCTCGGCGTCGCGTTCCAGCAGGCTGGCTCGGGCGACGCGGATGCGTTCCTCGCCGAGCAGCTGCGCGACGTGAAGCCCGCGATCGAGGGCGACGGCGGCACCGACGTCGTGCTGTACGGCTTCGGCCGCATTGGCCGCATCCTCGCGCGCATCCTCATCGACCAGGCGACGACGGGCCCCGGCCTGCGCCTGCGCGCCATTGTGGTGCGCAAGAACGGTGACGATGACCTCGAGAAGCGCGCCTCGCTGCTGCGCCGTGACTCGGTGCACGGCCCGTTCAACGGCACGATCAAGGTCGACCGCGACAACAACACGATTGTGGCCAACGGCACGCAGATTCAGGTCATCTACTCGAACGACCCGAGCACCGTCGACTACACGCAGTTCGGCATCAACGATGCGATCGTCGTCGACAACACCGGCCGTTGGCGCGACGAGGAGGGGCTCGGCCAGCACCTCCAGGCGAAGGGTGTGGCTCGCGTGCTGCTCACGGCACCGGGCAAGGGCAACATTCGCAACGTCGTGTTCGGCATCAACGACAAGGACATTCGCGACGACGAGCAGATCCTCTCGGCCGCGTCCTGCACCACGAATGGCATCACCCCGGTGCTGCACGCGCTCGACAAGAAGTTCGGCGTGAACCACGGCCATGTCGAGACGGTGCACTCGTTCACGAACGACCAGAACCTCATCGACAACTTCCACAAGGGCTCGCGCCGCGGCCGCGCCGCGACGCTGAACATGGTGCTCACCGAGACCGGCGCCGCGAAGGCCGTTGCGAAGGCGCTGCCCGAGTTCGCCGGCAAGCTCACCGGTAACGCGATCCGCGTTCCCACACCCGACGTTTCGATGGCCGTGCTCAACCTCGAGCTCGAGACCGAGGTCACGAAGGAGCAGGTCAACGACTACCTGCGCCAGGTGTCGCTGCACTCCGACCTGCGTCAGCAGATCGACTACATCGAGTCGAAGGATGTCGTGTCGACCGACTTCGTCGGTCACGACCGTGCCGGCATCGTCGATGGTCTCGCGACCATCGCGAACGGGAAGAACCTCGTGCTCTACGTCTGGTACGACAACGAGTTCGGCTACTCGAAGCAGGTCGTGCGGGTGATCGAGGCGCTCGGTAACGTGCACCCGGCCGTTGTGCCCGTGCGCCGCGACGTGCTCGAGGTCTAG
- a CDS encoding segregation and condensation protein A → MQPPSEAPKEGDFRVALDVFQGPFDLLLQLIGRHELDITEISLSRVTDEFIAYVAQLERAEELDRASEFIVVAATLLDMKLVSLLPQGDYVDAEDVAVLEARDLLFARLLQYRAFKEAAEWFRGHFETEARRTARTVPLEQKFIDRVPDLVWTHSLDDFAAIAALVFAPREIPTVGLDHLHAPLVSIREQASLLVGRLRDGGPATFRELVADADVAGVVVARFLAVLELFRRAAVELHQEVPLGELTVSWSGEDWNDEDLSTLGADYDQ, encoded by the coding sequence GTGCAGCCGCCTAGCGAGGCACCCAAGGAGGGCGACTTTCGAGTCGCCCTCGACGTGTTTCAGGGGCCGTTCGACCTGCTGTTGCAGCTCATCGGCCGCCACGAGCTCGACATCACCGAGATCTCGCTGTCGCGGGTGACTGACGAGTTCATCGCCTATGTCGCTCAGCTCGAGCGGGCCGAGGAACTCGACCGCGCGAGCGAGTTCATCGTCGTCGCCGCGACGCTGCTCGACATGAAGCTCGTGAGCCTGTTGCCGCAGGGCGACTACGTCGACGCCGAAGACGTCGCGGTGCTCGAGGCCCGCGACCTGCTGTTCGCGCGGCTGCTGCAGTACCGTGCGTTCAAGGAGGCGGCCGAGTGGTTCCGCGGCCACTTCGAGACTGAGGCACGTCGCACCGCCCGCACGGTGCCGCTCGAGCAGAAGTTCATCGACCGCGTGCCCGATCTCGTGTGGACCCACTCGCTCGACGACTTCGCCGCGATCGCCGCGCTCGTCTTCGCGCCCCGCGAGATCCCCACGGTCGGCCTCGACCACCTGCACGCGCCGCTCGTGTCGATACGCGAACAGGCGAGCCTGCTCGTTGGGCGGCTCCGCGACGGCGGGCCGGCAACGTTCCGCGAGCTGGTGGCGGATGCGGATGTCGCGGGCGTCGTCGTCGCGCGCTTTCTCGCGGTGCTCGAGTTGTTCCGCCGGGCCGCCGTCGAACTGCACCAGGAGGTGCCGCTCGGGGAGCTCACGGTGAGCTGGAGCGGCGAAGATTGGAACGACGAAGACTTGAGCACGCTGGGGGCCGACTATGACCAATGA
- a CDS encoding pseudouridine synthase, with product MNNYDRDRERRGERERSRQEREQERDAVRRAKHERPRGGYSLADFDDIPFQPQHRPAAAAAPREELSTEGVRLQKALANAGVASRRASENLITAGKVRVNGQRVTELGTRIDPEHDKVVVNGTPVQFDQTKRYVMLNKPVGVVSTMHDEQGRPDLRQFAKQFDERVYNVGRLDGETSGLLILTNDGELAHVLAHPSFGVTKTYVAKVRGKFTPGKLKQLLDGIELEDGFIKADAGHIVDRSGGGRTTLVEITLHSGRNRIVRRMFDAVGHPVQELVRRSFGPLQLGTLKAGELRELSRDELGKLLRLAKRAARQ from the coding sequence ATGAATAACTACGACCGTGATCGCGAGCGCCGAGGCGAGCGTGAGCGCAGCCGCCAGGAGCGCGAGCAGGAACGCGACGCCGTGCGTCGCGCGAAGCACGAGCGACCCCGCGGCGGTTATTCGCTCGCCGACTTCGACGACATCCCGTTCCAGCCGCAGCACCGGCCCGCGGCGGCCGCCGCGCCGCGCGAAGAGCTCTCGACCGAGGGCGTGCGCCTGCAGAAGGCGCTCGCGAATGCGGGCGTCGCCTCGCGCCGCGCATCCGAAAACCTCATCACGGCGGGCAAGGTGCGCGTCAACGGCCAGCGCGTGACCGAGCTCGGCACACGCATCGACCCCGAACACGACAAGGTCGTGGTGAACGGCACCCCGGTGCAGTTCGACCAGACCAAGCGCTACGTCATGCTCAACAAGCCCGTCGGCGTCGTCTCGACGATGCACGATGAGCAGGGGCGCCCCGACCTGCGCCAGTTCGCGAAGCAGTTCGACGAGCGGGTCTACAACGTCGGCCGGCTCGACGGCGAGACGAGCGGCCTGCTCATCCTCACCAACGATGGCGAACTCGCGCACGTGCTCGCGCATCCCTCGTTCGGCGTGACGAAGACCTATGTCGCGAAGGTGCGCGGCAAGTTCACCCCGGGCAAGCTCAAGCAGCTGCTCGATGGAATCGAGCTCGAGGACGGCTTCATCAAGGCCGACGCGGGCCACATCGTCGACCGCTCGGGCGGCGGCCGCACGACCCTCGTCGAGATCACCCTGCACTCGGGCCGCAACCGCATCGTGCGCCGCATGTTCGACGCCGTCGGCCACCCCGTGCAGGAGCTCGTGCGTCGCAGTTTCGGCCCGCTCCAGCTCGGCACGCTCAAGGCCGGCGAGCTGCGCGAACTCTCGCGCGACGAGCTCGGCAAGTTGCTGCGCCTCGCGAAGCGGGCGGCCCGCCAATGA
- the scpB gene encoding SMC-Scp complex subunit ScpB — MTNDQPIEVDLTRAIEAMLFVSDEPIPVVALAAAVSQPVKAVQQALHELVADYDGESGGARRGFELREVGGGWRMYVRSDFDEIVGDFVSVRQPSRLSQAALETLTVIAYRQPVTRSQVAQVRAVNVDSVVRTLVSRGLITESGVEPVTGATLYSTTELLLQHLGINSLEELPEISPLLDDGQDGFHE, encoded by the coding sequence ATGACCAATGACCAACCCATCGAGGTCGATCTCACGCGCGCCATCGAGGCGATGCTGTTCGTCAGCGACGAGCCGATTCCCGTCGTCGCGCTCGCGGCCGCCGTGTCGCAGCCGGTCAAGGCGGTGCAGCAGGCCCTGCACGAACTCGTCGCAGACTATGATGGAGAGTCTGGCGGCGCGCGCCGAGGCTTCGAGCTGCGCGAGGTCGGCGGGGGCTGGCGCATGTACGTGCGCTCGGACTTCGACGAGATCGTGGGCGACTTTGTGTCGGTGCGGCAGCCGTCGCGGCTGTCACAGGCGGCACTCGAGACCCTCACGGTGATCGCGTACCGCCAACCCGTGACGCGTTCGCAGGTCGCCCAGGTGCGAGCCGTGAACGTCGACTCCGTGGTGCGAACCCTCGTCAGCCGCGGCCTCATCACCGAATCGGGCGTCGAGCCGGTGACCGGGGCGACGCTCTACAGCACGACCGAGCTGCTGCTGCAGCACCTCGGCATTAACTCCCTCGAGGAGCTCCCCGAGATTTCCCCGTTGCTCGACGACGGGCAGGATGGATTCCATGAATAA
- a CDS encoding prephenate dehydrogenase: MTPTRTNSPVLVVGTGLLGSSVGLGLSAKGVDVLLSDASPVALGLAADYGAGRVAPAKNAAEASPADTPQIVVVCVPPDVAGHVVMQQLEAWPNAIVTDVTSVKTAPLEHVRERGGDLSRYLGSHPMAGRETGGPLAGRMNLFVGRPWVIAPHEQTTVFALQEIEGLALDLGGTVVSLSAEEHDNAVALISHVPQLVSSIMAGQILRDETDAAALAGGGLRDVTRIAASDPTLWNQILAANGPRVAKILRQVAADAGELAEALNDVSVPGARKAVAEHMRAGNEGVAKIPGKHGSRRTFARLTVLVDDRPGQLAQLFHDIGEAEINVEELVLEHSPGANLGLVQIEVLPEVHTRLTEELEARGWRLAE; the protein is encoded by the coding sequence ATGACCCCAACTCGTACGAACTCACCGGTGCTCGTCGTCGGCACCGGCCTGCTCGGCTCGTCGGTCGGCCTCGGCCTGAGCGCCAAGGGCGTGGATGTGCTGCTGTCGGACGCCTCGCCCGTCGCGCTCGGCCTCGCCGCCGACTACGGCGCGGGTCGCGTCGCGCCCGCGAAGAACGCCGCGGAGGCGTCGCCGGCCGACACCCCGCAGATCGTCGTCGTGTGTGTGCCGCCGGATGTTGCTGGGCACGTCGTGATGCAGCAGCTCGAGGCCTGGCCGAACGCGATCGTCACCGATGTGACGAGCGTGAAGACCGCGCCGCTCGAGCACGTGCGCGAGCGCGGCGGCGACCTGAGCCGCTACCTCGGCTCGCACCCCATGGCTGGCCGCGAAACGGGTGGACCACTCGCTGGGCGCATGAACCTCTTCGTCGGTCGCCCATGGGTGATCGCGCCGCACGAGCAAACCACCGTGTTTGCGCTGCAGGAGATCGAGGGCCTCGCGCTCGACCTCGGCGGCACCGTGGTGTCGCTCAGCGCCGAAGAGCACGACAATGCGGTTGCACTGATCTCGCACGTGCCGCAGCTCGTCTCGAGCATCATGGCCGGGCAGATTCTGCGCGACGAGACCGACGCGGCCGCGCTCGCGGGCGGTGGCCTGCGCGATGTGACGCGCATCGCGGCGAGCGACCCCACGCTCTGGAACCAGATTCTCGCGGCGAATGGGCCGCGCGTTGCCAAGATCCTGCGCCAGGTCGCGGCCGACGCGGGTGAACTTGCCGAGGCGCTCAACGACGTTTCGGTGCCTGGCGCGCGCAAGGCCGTGGCCGAGCACATGCGGGCTGGTAACGAGGGCGTCGCCAAGATCCCCGGCAAGCACGGTAGCCGCCGCACCTTCGCTCGGCTCACGGTGCTCGTGGACGACCGCCCGGGCCAGCTCGCGCAGCTGTTCCACGATATTGGCGAGGCAGAGATCAACGTCGAGGAGCTAGTCCTCGAGCATTCGCCGGGGGCGAACCTTGGCCTGGTGCAGATCGAGGTGCTGCCCGAGGTGCACACTCGACTCACGGAAGAACTTGAAGCGCGCGGATGGAGGCTAGCGGAGTGA
- the cmk gene encoding (d)CMP kinase has protein sequence MTATVVAIDGPAGSGKSTVSREVARRLGWQLLDTGSVYRAITWFGLQRGADLDDARAIIALMPAFLDAWRLSLDPDESWVRVGDDDITGDIRTTEISANVSKVARIIPVREAVNERFRELLFGSAAAGIVAEGRDITTVVAPDANVRILLTADETERIRRRQAELAGDDAAAVAATVAARDARDSQVVNFTSAADGVTVIDSTHLDLDAVIDAVLELIRERSGS, from the coding sequence GTGACGGCAACGGTAGTAGCAATCGACGGGCCCGCGGGCTCCGGCAAGTCGACGGTATCGCGCGAGGTCGCACGCCGCCTCGGCTGGCAGCTGCTCGACACCGGTTCGGTGTACCGGGCCATCACGTGGTTCGGGCTGCAGCGCGGCGCCGACCTCGACGACGCCCGGGCCATCATCGCGCTCATGCCCGCGTTTCTCGATGCCTGGCGCCTCTCGCTCGACCCCGACGAGTCGTGGGTGCGCGTGGGCGATGACGACATCACGGGCGACATCCGCACCACCGAGATCTCGGCGAATGTGTCGAAGGTCGCGCGCATCATCCCCGTGCGGGAGGCCGTCAACGAGCGGTTCCGCGAGTTGCTCTTCGGGTCGGCTGCGGCGGGCATCGTCGCGGAGGGCCGCGACATTACGACCGTGGTCGCCCCCGATGCGAATGTGCGCATTCTGCTCACCGCCGACGAGACCGAGCGCATCCGGCGTCGCCAGGCCGAGCTCGCGGGCGACGACGCGGCGGCCGTCGCCGCAACCGTGGCCGCGCGCGACGCACGCGACTCGCAGGTCGTGAACTTTACTTCGGCAGCCGACGGCGTCACCGTCATCGACTCCACTCATCTTGACCTTGACGCGGTGATCGACGCCGTGCTCGAGTTGATCCGCGAAAGGAGCGGCTCGTGA